The Macadamia integrifolia cultivar HAES 741 chromosome 3, SCU_Mint_v3, whole genome shotgun sequence genome segment cacacacacacacacacacacacatgcacccCCCTCTCCCACACAAGATAGTATTTATTTCCCTAAAATAAGttctttcctttctgtactTTGTCTTTCTGCTCTGAGATGGAATGAACTTCTATAATATTCATAGGGTGATGGACAGTAACTGTTTGTGCAGATGCTCAGGTCCATTAAAAAATGCACTTCACATCTAAAAAGTAAGTTGACTTCCAATCTTCTGTCTAGCATCTGGGTGACTAATGATTTGAAGTGGTTACTATGTTTAGTTTCTGACGGAGCATCTCCTCCATCCAGCACTCATCAGTTTTGGAAAGATTACTAATGCACAAAAGAAAGAAGCTGAACAAGTTGGGGTGTCCTGCTTCTCTTGGGAAGAATTTTCCTTAACTGTAATTGTTTGACATCTTATATTTCTACTTCAAACTTTTGTAATTACTGTATTTATTGTCTTTATACCTGCTGTTTTGTTTCTATTGGTCTACCAGAAACTTTGGAGCTCAGGTTCTATATCTTAGTGCAATGTCTACATCTGAGCCTGgcctaatttttttctttcttttttcgtaGGGGAGCATGGACTGTAAACTTCCTCCAACAAAAAAGGGCGACATATGCACAATAATGTATACTAGTGGAACAACTGGAGACCCTAAAGGTGTCCTACTGACTAATGAGGCTATCATGGCTGAAGTGTTGTCCATGGATCAACTGATTCTAGAAACTGGTAAACCGGTAAAATAACTAACACTGTATATTTCATAGTGCATATTAATATGTTCATACCCTTAGCATCCTTGGAACCGATGGTGATTATCAGAGCCCAAGAGCAAAAATGTTCCGTATTTCTTTGTCAAGTTTTAGTGTTCACTGTTTAACTGAAGTATGTTTTCACTAACTATTAAAATAATGCTGTGTGTCCAAATTTATTAAGTACATTTTATGGATATACAACTTTATATGAATAAACAAATCATTGTTATCTTTTAAATATACTTAACAGAGGACTCATGGATATCATAATCTGCTCATCTCATTGAAGTCATGGACAactttttggaaacaaaatctATAAGATACGATTCATCCACTGCTTGTTGACCTGCACATTTACTATATTGGTGGTCATTAGTCTACATCATCAATTCATAGCAGCATAGGAGTTGTATAGACAAGGACCAAGGTGTCCCACGTCCAACACGTCTCATGCTGCATAAATTGTGGGTGGGAAACAAGTAGCTTTATATAGAAAGTATGTTAGTCTCTGAAACTGCATAAATTTTAAGTTCAAGTGTTTTTGAAGATTCCAATATATGAATCGTAAAATTATTTCAATACATGCCCCCTAAGCAGTCATGTGCCGCATTTTTTGAGAACTGAGCAATCATGCTGAACCTGCCTATAGGTAGCTTTTGGGTCCCAAAAAGTTCTATCCTTTTCGGGAAGAAATTATTTAGAGTTTAAGGGTGCAGTGATTTGACTGATATGTCAGAGTAGTGAATATGGTTTTGTAAAGCTATGGATGGACTATTTGACCTTGTGTAGTAGTTAGTTCTCTTTTGAGGGTTCACTGAATTTCTccataaaaaagagagagagagagagagagagagagggatgttCGTCCTGTTGTCATTTGATCATCCCAAATATTCAAAGCTTCTTGTTGTTATCTCTCttagaaaacatttttcctGATATGTTTAGACTTTAGGCATCACATAATAGTATCAAACTTTAATGGGAGTGATGTGGCTCACTTAATTAAAGGGATGTATGATTTCGTGTTGGTCCAACTGCTTTGACCATGGGGAGAGAAAGATCTTGGCTGTATATGGTGTATTTTATTCTCTGTAGATTGAATGGATCATCCTCCTAGTAATCAATGGTAGTTTTACTACTTGAGGTGTTAGCCTCCTAGTAGCAGTGGCAGAAACCTATAATGAGATAAAGGTACAATTCTTTCTACTTTCAGGTGACAGAAGAAGACACATACTTTTCGttcctcccattggcccatgtATTTGATCAGATAGTTGAAAATTATTGCATCCACAGGGGTGCTTCCATAGGATTTTGGCAAGGGGTATATTTTTTACTCATTTGTGATTTATtgaactcttttttctttctgtttagAGTCAAGCTTAGTTTTCAGATAACCTTGGATTTCATTTACAGGATGTCAGGTATTTATTTGAAGACATTCAGGAACTGAAGCCAACAATATTCTGTGGGGTACCTCGAGTATTTGACCGTCTATGCACAGGTTTGAATCTTATTAACGAGGTTTTACCTTGTTTGATTTATTTAGTTCTATATGAACTGCTTCAACAATTCCTATTTGAAGGTATTCTTGATAAAATTTCATCGGGAGGAGCACTGAAGAAGGGGTTATTCCAATGGGCTTACAACTAGTATGTTGAATAGTAAATTCATTTGTTGCTGATATATAATTTTCATTTCCCCCTATTTCTTGccttttaattaataaattttttttttaacagcaAATTGAAAAATTTGAAGAATGGATTCAAACAACATGAAGCAGCCCCTCTCTTTGACAGACTAGTCTTTGAAAAGGTTTGTATCTCAATTCTCTGCTTTTTGCCTCTGAGGAGATGTAAAATCCACATTTGACAAGGCCTTTCATGTTAACTAAATGTCTAGATCAAGCAAGCACTAGGGGGTCGAGTCCACATCATCATATCTGGAGCTGCACCATTACCTCTACAAGTGGAAGAGTTTCTGAGAGTAACAAGCTGCAGTCTCTTGTCACAAGGATATGGTATGGTATATTGAGAAAACTTCTGCATTGCGGCATCCAAGAAACTAGTTTGACTCCTGCTTGTTTTATAGTCTTACTTTCTTCCCTCTACTGTTATTAAACACCAGGTCTTACAGAAAGTTGTGGGGGATGTTTTGCTTCCATAGCAGATGTTTTCTCTATGATTGGAACAGTGGGGGTTCCCATGACAACCATAGAAGCGAGACTTGAGTCAGTGCCTGAGATGGGATATGATGCACTGTCCAAAATGCCACGTGGAGAAATTTGCCTGAGGGGAAGAACCTTATTCTCTGGTTACTACAAGCGACAAGATCTGACAGATGAAGTCATTGTGGATGGGTGGTTTCATACAGGTAAAAATTCTTACAGCAGGACCCCCTAGAAATGATTATCAAacaatccaaaatcaaaaggaTTTTGCTTTAGCTTCATGCTAGATTTTGCAACTCTTTACTGGAAAGCAATTTTTAATGGAACTTACTGAAAAGGGCCTTGAGAAATGAAAATGATGTGGTTTCCCATGAGACAATTGTGGGAAATCTCAGGGAAAAAGACAAGGAAATGCCCAAAACAAGCAAATTTTCTAGGAATTACGTGTCTCAATGTAATACAGTTTTGCACATTTCCCTGTGCTGTTTTTCACTCATTTCTACTGGCATCTCCTGCATCTCCAGGAGTTCACATATACTGTCTTCTTTGCATCTTTTAAGAACTTTGGCTTCTATTTTCCCATTCTATTTCTCATGTTGTTTCTAACTTTCATCGACTCTTTAGAAGGATAAAGTATCCATTTTGTATGCATCTTAGATCCATA includes the following:
- the LOC122074473 gene encoding probable CoA ligase CCL6 isoform X1, which translates into the protein MSTMYTVKVEESTPAAGGKPSAGPVYRCIYAKDGLLELPPDIESPWELFSHSFKRNSENQMLGRRKVVGDKAGPYVWYTYQQVYDQAIKIGSAIRNRNVNPGGRCGIYGSNCPEWIIAMEACNSHGIYYVPLYDTLGENAVEFIINHAEVSIIFVHEKKIQAMLRSIKKCTSHLKTLISFGKITNAQKKEAEQVGVSCFSWEEFSLTGSMDCKLPPTKKGDICTIMYTSGTTGDPKGVLLTNEAIMAEVLSMDQLILETGKPVTEEDTYFSFLPLAHVFDQIVENYCIHRGASIGFWQGDVRYLFEDIQELKPTIFCGVPRVFDRLCTGILDKISSGGALKKGLFQWAYNYKLKNLKNGFKQHEAAPLFDRLVFEKIKQALGGRVHIIISGAAPLPLQVEEFLRVTSCSLLSQGYGLTESCGGCFASIADVFSMIGTVGVPMTTIEARLESVPEMGYDALSKMPRGEICLRGRTLFSGYYKRQDLTDEVIVDGWFHTGDIGEWQPNGTMKIIDRKKNIFKLSQGEYIAVENIESIYGQCPLVTSIWVYGNSFESFLVAVVVPERKAVEDWAAIHNETGDFKSLCTDPKARKYILDELNKTGQKHNLRGFEMLKAIHLEPNPFDTERDLITPTFKLKRPQLLKFYRGVPGAHPCLPWQRSTTL
- the LOC122074473 gene encoding probable CoA ligase CCL6 isoform X2, whose product is MSTMYTVKVEESTPAAGGKPSAGPVYRCIYAKDGLLELPPDIESPWELFSHSFKRNSENQMLGRRKVVGDKAGPYVWYTYQQVYDQAIKIGSAIRNRNVNPGGRCGIYGSNCPEWIIAMEACNSHGIYYVPLYDTLGENAVEFIINHAEVSIIFVHEKKIQAMLRSIKKCTSHLKTLISFGKITNAQKKEAEQVGVSCFSWEEFSLTGSMDCKLPPTKKGDICTIMYTSGTTGDPKGVLLTNEAIMAEVLSMDQLILETGKPVTEEDTYFSFLPLAHVFDQIVENYCIHRGASIGFWQGDVRYLFEDIQELKPTIFCGVPRVFDRLCTGILDKISSGGALKKGLFQWAYNYKLKNLKNGFKQHEAAPLFDRLVFEKIKQALGGRVHIIISGAAPLPLQVEEFLRVTSCSLLSQGYGLTESCGGCFASIADVFSMIGTVGVPMTTIEARLESVPEMGYDALSKMPRGEICLRGRTLFSGYYKRQDLTDEVIVDGWFHTGDIGEWQPNGTMKIIDRKKNIFKLSQGEYIAVENIESIYGQCPLVTSIWVYGNSFESFLVAVVVPERKAVEDWAAIHNETGDFKSLCTDPKARKYILDELNKTGQKHNLRGFEMLKAIHLEPNPFDTERDLITPTFKLKRPQLLKFYRDCIDQLYNEAKATNK